In a single window of the Cydia amplana chromosome 4, ilCydAmpl1.1, whole genome shotgun sequence genome:
- the LOC134647215 gene encoding GPI transamidase component PIG-T, producing the protein MKMCLARVLFYITFVAAATQVFGDDFKEELFIKPLLPTHLYTYFQFITHIKDESSFEHSHLSPRSLGEIISRFHVEELHLTLTEGQWRHNQWGYPVQDAAPGAELYAWFSHDVVDIDKQWQELSSTLAGLFCASLNFIQNFNTVTPQMVLWPSGAFKINQNVTSQLRYASLPREIVCTENLTPWKKLLPCESSRGFASLLNSRMIHNTNYHSIGVHFRKMCSTKDCTQTHLEIKQTVALVYDYNIIKSSDWSFRKLFGQGLPGACPLSTKSTIYVDVSSNDTQQFQLLSPPDKMELSQRGGSQVKLAVYDVEPNGQMINIGVKHNSNSKLAVPVPPPLTFTRYVLGYGKEFGGIVTEFTNNYWSPINIVLLENAPWWLPIQLSTLRVNGEAESKLVKSQYYSPGRSRQKPYHLELLLTLPPRSTTTITIDFEFVFLKWQEYPPDANHGFYIGSALVSANLPTAKNYTSLPITGSTFDSIINASQSWYPIVFRTNGAMVSLPTPDFSMPYNVICLACTVVALAFGPLHNISTKELVLKPVGTSMSLAQKIMSLFKKKKE; encoded by the exons atgaaaATGTGTCTAGCAAgagttttgttttatataacctTTGTAGCAGCGGCTACCCAAGTCTTTGGAGATGACTTCAAAGAAGAATTATTCATTAAACCCCTGTTACCGACACACCTTTACACGTATTTTCAATTCATAACTCATATTAAGGATGAATCTTCAT TTGAACATTCCCATTTATCTCCACGATCCCTGGGTGAGATAATATCACGTTTTCACGTGGAGGAGTTGCACCTTACACTGACAGAGGGCCAATGGAGGCACAACCAGTGGGGCTATCCGGTGCAGGACGCCGCTCCCGGCGCCGAACTATACGCCTGGTTCTCCCACGATGTTGTTGACATTGATAAACAGTGGCAGGAGTTGAGCTCAACCCTCGCAGGTCTCTTCTGTGCTTCTTTGAACTTTATACAAAACTTCAACACTGTCACACCACAAATGGTCCTATGGCCATCAGGTGCATTCAAAATTAACCAAAATGTCACTTCACAACTAAGATATGCGTCTCTACCTAGAGAAATagtttgtacagaaaatttgaCTCCATGGAAGAAACTTTTGCCCTGTGAGTCAAGCCGTGGATTTGCATCCTTACTCAATTCTAGGATGATACACAACACCAATTATCACTCCATTGGAGTGCACTTCAGGAAAATGTGCTCAACAAAGGACTGTACACAAACCCACTTGGAAATTAAACAGACAGTTGCTCTAGTGTACgactataatataattaaaagtaGTGATTGGTCATTCCGTAAACTGTTTGGACAGGGCTTGCCTGGAGCTTGTCCATTATCTACAAAAAGCACAATATATGTAGATGTATCTTCAAATGACACACAGCAGTTCCAGTTGCTGTCCCCACCAGACAAGATGGAATTATCCCAGCGAGGCGGCAGTCAGGTGAAGCTTGCAGTTTATGATGTAGAGCCCAATGGTCAGATGATTAACATTGGTGTTAAACATAATTCTAATAGCAAATTAGCTGTGCCCGTTCCGCCTCCTTTAACTTTTACCCGTTATGTGCTTGGATATGGAAAAGAATTTGGTGGCATTGTCACAGAGTTTACTAATAACTACTGGTCTCCAATAAATATAGTATTACTGGAAAACGCTCCATGGTGGCTGCCTATACAGCTGAGTACACTAAGAGTTAACGGAGAAGCTGAAAGCAAGCTAGTCAAGTCACAGTATTACTCTCCGGGCCGCAGCAGGCAGAAGCCATACCACCTTGAACTATTGCTAACACTGCCCCCTAGATCGACTACAACCATCACCATTGATTTTGAGTTTGTCTTCCTGAAGTGGCAAGAATACCCCCCTGATGCAAACCATGGGTTCTACATTGGATCTGCTCTTGTATCTGCTAACCTACCAACTGCTAAGAATTATACGAGCCTGCCCATCACTGGAAGTACATTTGACTCTATAATCAATGCTTCACAGTCTT GGTACCCAATTGTATTCCGGACTAATGGTGCCATGGTGTCCCTCCCGACGCCTGACTTCAGCATGCCCTACAACGTCATCTGCCTGGCTTGCACCGTGGTCGCACTGGCATTCGGCCCGCTCCACAACATCTCCACCAAGGAGCTTGTACTCAAACCTGTGGGCACATCCATGTCACTGGCTCAGAAGATCATGAGCTTATTTAAGAAGAAAAAGGAGTAG
- the LOC134647216 gene encoding ubiquitin carboxyl-terminal hydrolase isozyme L3 — protein MATENLIPLESNPEVMNKFLQKLGVPSSWSVVDVMGLDSEMLSWVPCPVLAVMLLFPISEKYEQHKQQEESDILSKGQEVSSDIFYMKQNLSNACGTIALVHSVANNTDKIHLNDGVMKKFLDEAKGLDAAARGALLEKTEGIINAHKELAQEGQTNTPSAEDPVNHHFITFVHKDGALFELDGRKAFPVNHGPTTADTLLDDAAKVCQEFIARDPEEVRFTVVALTATD, from the coding sequence atggcaaCCGAAAATCTAATCCCGCTGGAATCTAACCCGGAGGTTATGAACAAATTTCTACAGAAGCTGGGTGTACCGAGCAGCTGGTCGGTTGTTGATGTAATGGGATTGGACTCCGAAATGCTCTCCTGGGTGCCTTGCCCTGTGCTTGCCGTAATGCTGCTTTTCCCGATATCCGAGAAATACGAGCAGCACAAACAGCAAGAGGAAAGTGACATTTTGTCTAAAGGGCAAGAAGTTTCTAGCgatattttttatatgaaaCAAAATCTAAGCAATGCTTGTGGAACCATTGCCTTGGTACATAGTGTTGCTAACAATACTGATAAGATCCATCTGAATGATGGTGTAATGAAAAAGTTCCTAGATGAAGCTAAAGGACTGGATGCAGCAGCTCGCGGAGCTCTGTTGGAGAAGACCGAGGGTATTATCAATGCTCATAAGGAATTGGCACAGGAGGGCCAAACTAACACTCCCAGTGCCGAAGATCCTGTCAATCATCATTTTATTACATTTGTACACAAAGATGGTGCATTATTTGAACTGGATGGGCGTAAGGCTTTTCCAGTTAACCATGGACCAACAACTGCCGATACTCTACTAGATGATGCAGCCAAAGTCTGCCAAGAGTTCATTGCCAGAGACCCTGAAGAGGTCCGCTTCACAGTGGTTGCTTTAACCGCTACTGACTGa
- the LOC134647257 gene encoding major facilitator superfamily domain-containing protein 12-like, protein MDNEFLDISTSLRLQIGYGIGHVLNDVCASLWFTYFLVFFHLVLEFSPSQAGKLMLIGQVVDAVSTPFVGYCSDRTDNTVSIRYGRRKLWHLFGTACVLGSFPFIFSECIGCTMAHKWAQMFYFAAFIMIFQIGWAAVQISHLSLIPELADSEHTRTHLTAVRYGFTVFSNLFVYIVTWVVLHMTGKCDTQQVGPGDAWKFRHIVYIVMSVGVLASLLFHFSVREKTIYRRQEQLLEHGSREHPHTHIGFLKKPVMYQVAGIYMSTRLVVNVAQVLVPLYLHLTLGLAARSLAVVPLAMYLGSLAAAGVQRIAPRSITRKMYYVFGTACAMTGFLWIYFELDDNFKTYFIYVVAVLIGFGGAIMLVTSLALTADLVGAQTEASAFVYGLMSFTDKLACGLAIVVIQNFAEGADSSYYRYVMAWVCGGAALTGLTLTLLLPRLTPDLESVPNDENIENVSEDSTTAPLE, encoded by the exons ATGGATAACGAATTCCTAGATATATCTACGAGTCTTCGCTTGCAAATCGGTTACGGCATCGGGCACGTGTTAAACGATGTGTGCGCTAGTTTGTGGTTCacatactttttagtattttttcatTTAGTACTAGAATTTAGTCCGTCACAGGCGGGAAAGTTAATGTTGATAGGACAAGTAGTGGATGCGGTGTCTACTCCATTCGTTGGATACTGTTCTGACCGCACAGACAACACTGTTAGCATTAGATATGGCAGAAGGAAACTCTGGCATCTATTTG GGACAGCATGTGTATTGGGATCATTTCCATTTATATTTTCTGAGTGTATTGGGTGCACCATGGCCCACAAGTGGGCACAGATGTTTTATTTTGCCGCGTTTATTATGATATTTCAAATTGGATGGGCAGCAGTTCAGATTTCACATCTGAGTTTGATTCCGGAATTAGCTGATAGTGAACATACCAGAACACATCTTACTGCTGTCAG GTATGGATTCACAGTATTTTCAAACTTGTTTGTGTACATTGTGACATGGGTTGTGTTGCATATGACTGGAAAATGTGATACACAA CAAGTAGGCCCCGGGGATGCTTGGAAGTTCCGGCACATAGTGTACATTGTGATGAGTGTAGGAGTATTGGCATCTCTCCTTTTCCACTTCAGTGTGAGGGAAAAGACAATCTACAGGCGACAGGAACAACTACTTGAACATGGCAGTCGGGagcacccacacacacacatcgGCTTTTTGAAAAAGCCTGTGATGTATCAG GTAGCTGGCATATATATGAGCACCAGACTAGTAGTAAACGTGGCTCAAGTACTAGTGCCTTTATATCTCCACCTGACTCTAGGTCTCGCGGCCAGGTCGCTAGCCGTGGTCCCTTTAGCTATGTACCTCGGTAGCTTAGCGGCCGCGGGAGTACAGAGGATTGCTCCGAGATCCATTACGAGAAAGATGTACTATGTTTTTGGGACGGCGTGTGCTATGACTGGATTTTTGTGGATATATTTTGAGCTTGATGACAATTTTAAGACATACTTTATTTATGTTGTCGCTGTTTTGATAG gGTTCGGTGGCGCCATCATGCTGGTGACCAGCCTGGCGCTGACGGCGGACCTGGTGGGCGCGCAGACGGAGGCCTCGGCCTTCGTGTACGGCCTCATGAGCTTCACCGACAAGCTGGCCTGCGGCCTCGCCATCGTCGTCATACAGAATTT TGCGGAAGGAGCGGACTCATCCTACTACCGCTACGTGATGGCGTGGGTGTGCGGCGGGGCTGCGCTCACCGGCTTGACGTTAACACTGCTGCTGCCGCGACTTACGCCCGACTTGGAGTCTGTACCGAATGACG aaaacaTTGAAAATGTGTCAGAAGACTCGACCACAGCACCATTAGAATGA
- the LOC134647645 gene encoding sodium/potassium-transporting ATPase subunit beta-1-interacting protein 4: MAICELRGLLLTVCIIELIITVQRQVFDFLGFMWVPIIANFVNILLIIFGSFGAVQYITKYLIAYAIWSFMWLTWNIFLICYYLNIGSLNRESGLLSFGTGSVSWWEGNGSGCQTVWSEEDGPGSLRPTRVDGCFLPWHHVELTQSAVAAFLTIAALPLSILLTIQSYKRRKPSAASAKGTLPRRPVYTIELSPTETNVSESSLKPMTPRRVKRRSGSRGAGSSVRRSRRSYRNNGYLASTASLPRSRPASAHSSYSNFHAARPASYHAPDPDATRPRDAYEPPPPTESVTITTQRYDTIRGPGAGYDVAGPYDRTQKYESNPTYGNVAPEYSAQYEARADSVPPESPYSLRRGWEAPPYSARGAATPQAPGPPAYQQNDYNMMP; encoded by the exons ATGGCTATTTGCGAGTTAAGAGGGTTGTTATTGACCGTTTGTATTATCGAATTG ATCATCACCGTACAACGACAAGTGTTTGACTTCTTAGGCTTCATGTGGGTACCCATAATCGCTAACTTCGTGAATATTCTTCTGATAATATTTGGATCCTTTGGAGCAGTTCAATACATTACGAAGTACCTAATAGCG taTGCAATATGGAGTTTTATGTGGCTAACCtggaatatatttttaatatgttactATCTTAATATTGGGTCATTGAACAGG GAAAGCGGCCTTCTATCCTTTGGGACAGGCAGTGTTAGCTGGTGGGAAGGCAACGGCTCGGGCTGCCAGACAGTGTGGAGCGAGGAAGATGGCCCCGGCTCACTGAGGCCTACCCGGGTGGACGGCTGCTTCCTCCCGTGGCATCATGTGGAGCTTACACAGTCTGCCGTGGCGGCTTTTCTCACAATTGCTGCATTGCCACTCTCCATTCTATTGACTATTCAGTCATATAAGAGACGAAAACCATCGGCAGCATCAG CGAAAGGCACTCTACCACGGCGGCCAGTCTATACGATAGAGCTCAGCCCCACCGAAACAAATGTAAGCGAGAGTTCCTTAAAACCTATGACGCCGCGTCGAGTCAAGCGCAGATCGGGCTCGCGAGGCGCCGGCTCGTCCGTGCGAAGGTCCCGTCGATCGTATAGGAACAACGGCTACCTCGCTTCCACTGCCTCGCTGcctcgctcacgccccgcctcgGCGCACTCGTCGTACTCCAACTTCCACGCCGCTCGGCCCGCCTCCTACCACGCGCCCGACCCGGACGCGACCCGCCCCCGCGACGCGTacgagccgccgccgccgaccgagTCGGTCACCATCACCACGCAGAGGTACGACACGATCCGCGGGCCCGGCGCCGGTTACGACGTCGCCGGGCCGTACGACCGGACCCAAAAATACGAATCGAACCCGACGTACGGCAACGTGGCGCCGGAGTATTCGGCTCAGTACGAGGCGCGCGCCGACTCGGTGCCGCCCGAGTCGCCGTACTCGCTGCGGCGCGGCTGGGAGGCGCCGCCCTAcagcgcgcgcggcgccgccacGCCGCAGGCGCCCGGCCCGCCCGCCTACCAGCAGAACGACTATAACATGATGCCCTag